The Physeter macrocephalus isolate SW-GA chromosome 17, ASM283717v5, whole genome shotgun sequence nucleotide sequence acgactactgagcccctgcatgccacaactactgaagcccgcgcgcctagagcccgtgctctgcaacaaagacaagccaccgctgagaagcccacgccctgcaacgaagagcagcccgcactcgccgtaactagagaaagcccgcgcgcagcaacgaagacccaatgcagccaaacataaaaataaataaataaataaatgtataaataaataaataaataaataatactttttttttaaaaaaaaaagacatggagcaGGAGGAAACGTGGTACGTGAGCTGGGGAAGGACCTTCCTAAAAGTGAAGTGTTCTAGGTTGAATTGTGTGTCCCCCTGCCCCACAACCCCCTAAAAAAGCTCTGTCCAAGGCCTAATCCCTAGTACCTGCGAATGTGACCTGTTTGGAAATGGGGTCtatgcagatgtaattaagtcaGGGATCTCCAGATGAGATCAGTCTGGATTtatggtgggccctaaatccaatgactattGTCCTTGTAAGAGAAAGGACACAGGTCCTCCTCTGGGACACAgagggaaaggccatgtgaagacagaggcagagggtggagtGATGCTGGAAGAGGTGGGAAAGATCCTTCTCTGGAGCCTGtggagggagcacggccctgctgacaccttgatttcagacttctggtctccagaactgcgacagaataatttctgttgttttaagccaccagttgGTAGTAATTTGTGATGGCAGTCCCCAAAAAACTAATATACAAAGGCTTAGAGAGAGAagtgagggaggcaggagggcaaaGGGACCCATGCCCTTGGCCCTCTCCCTAGAGGGAGGACCCACTGCCCCACAGACGTTGGGCACATATGGAACGGGCCATCAACCAATAACATTGTGAGAAAGAAGAGGTTAAAAGttggttcagggacttccctggtggtccagtggttaagacttcgccttccaatgcagttggtgcgggttcgatccctggttggggagctaagatcccacatgcctcatggtcaaaaacaaaaacataaaacagaagcaatattgtaacaaattcaataaagactttgaaaatggtccacatcaaaaaaaaaaaaatctttaaaaaaaaaaaagctggttcaATCTGAAGAGCCCAGGTGGGCAGGGCCTCAGCCTACCCACAAtctccttcccagctccccagAGCTCACAGAGCCAGAGACACTCCCAAGGAAAATTGAGGATGGAACACAGTCCGTTCCCCAGGTCAGCTCCAACCCACCCTGCCCACAGGCACAAGAAAGCCACCAAGGAAATGGCTGGGTCTTCCGGTCCCCGCCAGAATGGAGAGCCTCCACAAAGTTCTCGGCAGCTGCAAAAGCAGGTGCTGGCCCCGAGCCCTGGTGTCAGCAGAAGCTCACAGTTGGCTTTCTGTTGGTTGTTCTTGCTGGGCAGCAGGTGGGGCCCCGGGGCAGTTGTGTACCAGGGTCCTAAGGAGGGCTGGAGGTGGGCAGTAGGGCAAggcgggggtgtggggaggggtccCATGGCACACACATGGCCTGCGAGGATACACACCAACCCCGTCACCTTACTCTCTAGGCTTTCTGGAAGACGTATCCCCCAGGCCTCTGATCAACACTGCTGAACAGACAGCGATGGGAAAcctctattattattactaattaaGGTCCGTTtacgttagggttcactctttctGTTGTACATTCAATGGGCTTTGACAAATGCAATTATGCCCACCGTTACAGCATCACACAGAAGAGTTTCATCGCCCTCAACCCCCCTGTGCTCCacccatttatccctccccctttccctcttttcttagATGTGGAAATAAAGTGAGAGGGATCAATGACTCGCCCAGGGCTGCAGAGCATAAGAACAGGGTCTTAGGCGCATCTCTTGCCCCCCAAGCCCAgtcacccccctgccccccccattTCTCCCATACTCTCCAGGACATGCCAGAACTTTCCATGCCTTTACCTTCTCCCTTGATAGTTTCTGgccaccctccccgccccacacacacacgcacacgcacccGCCCTGGCCACCTGCACCTCCGCACGGATCTCTTGCCCCCCAAGCCCCgtcacccccctgccccccccattTCTCCCATACTCTCCAGGACATGCCAGAACTTTCCATGCCTTTACCTTCTCCCTTGATAGTTTCTGgccaccctccccgccccacacacacacgcacacgcacccGCCCTGGCCACCTGCACCTCCGCACGGCTCACCGGGAGGTCTTGTTTGACATCCAGCAGCAGCGTGTGTACCTCCTCCAGGTACTTCCAGGATGGATGGCCCTCGAGCAGCACCTCCTGCACCCACTCAGTAGCACTGAGACTCACCAAGACCCACAGATACCGCAGCTCCTGTTGGCTCACCCGGGCCCTCTGCTGCAGGGACAGGAGAAATTACGGAAACCCCAGACAGGAGCCTCTGGGCCTGCCCCCCACAGCTCTGACCACCCCCCAGATTTGCCCTGCACAGGGGGCAGACCACGGGCATCCAGtgtggatggggtgggaggggcacgTGGGGCCTGAGCCAAGGGCAGGCTTGCTTGAGGGGTCAGGAAAGACCCCTGGCAACAGTATCTGCCCAGACCAATGTGCCTGCAGGCAGGGCCCACAGGATGTCCCAGGAGGCAGGGGCCTCCCCATTCCAGAGGGAGGATCCTCACCAGCCTGGTGACGTTGGCCACTCGGAGTACCCCCTCATACGGCACACTGACCCTGTAGTTGATGGGGAAGTAGTGTTTCTGGGGAGATACAAGAACAAAGGATGAGATCAGAGTAAGAAATGGCTCAGACTCCCCCAACCTCGGAGAAGAATTTGATGCAGGAGGAGAGGACCCAGGACCAGCCCTTGATGGCAGCGGTGGTGGTCCTCTACAGAAAACATGTGCTTGGCTCCCAGTTGGGATAAAGACAGCTCTTTCCTCTGGGACACAGggaaggagaaacaaaacaaaacatgttaagGCATAAGTCTTGGGCCACAATGTAGGATGAGAGGCTTACTACTCCTAGAGAATCATATCCTTTAGGAGGGGTGAGGAAAATGACTTTAAAAGATTGCTCCAAAACTtatcatggtgatggtttcatgacTTTGCGAATACACTAAAAGCCATAGAAATGTACACTTGAACAGGTGAggtgtgtggtatgtgaattatatctcaaaaaagctgtcaaaaaagaaaaaaaagacctacagagccacatgccatgtggtctaccttataaaaagaatcaaacattCTAATTTATAGGTCCTTATCTCCCCTGCTAAATAGTGTCTGGGGTTCTCCCAAGGTTTCCTGGAATCCATTCCTGAGTCACTGGGTGAGTGCCACGTGGAGGTGGGATCAAAGGTCAGATCAGATAGGAGGGTTGGAGGCCCCGGGGATGGATGGCAGGAGCGGGGACAGGAAGTGCAGACCAGGCACATGGGTGTGTGTGAGGGAGAAGGGAGCCATGacaggcacaggcctgacacaaGTCCAAGGAGAGGGACTGAATTTCCAGGTCCTTACGTCCTATGAGCCACAGGGCTTTGGAAGAGGGACACAACGAGTGCCCACGTGGTTACCATGTACTGAAGGCGGTTCCGGTACTGCAGCTTGTCCCGCAGAAAGCCAGTGATGGCACACTCCTCGCTCCGGGTTAAGGGCCAAACCTCCAAACCCTCGTTCCCCAAGGCCATGCCCAGGAGGATCCCGAGATCTGTGGACCGCACACAACAAGAACACGTGAGCCACCTGCGTGGCTCCCACACTACCCGGGTACACAGAGCTGTACACACGACCTCCCTTTTCCTAGTCACAAGTCCTCTCGGaagggtcggggtggggggcgcaGGGTCCCAAGGAGGCCTTCCCAGCGCCAGGAATACTCTCCCTGGGGTCCGGGCTGCAGGACAGCAATGCAGGCAAGCATGAACCGTCCAGCCCAGCCACCTCCCGCCCCAGGCTGGCAAAGCCCAGGCACAGCCTCCTTTCCATGGCAACCCCTGCCCCTCATCTAGAGCCTACGAGTTTTCAAAGCCTTTCACTGCATTTTCCATCCAGAGACTCTGGAGCTGTGGATTCTAGTTCCAACTCTACAAATGACTCTTGGGTGACCCACTCCATTGTCCTCCCTGCTCTATCTGACTTTGACATGCCTCTTAATTAGAGGTACCAGCAGGTTTGCAGGAGCCCTTCCAGTCTGGTCTTTCCGGGATGCTGAGCGAACCTCACTCAGGCTGTTTCCCTTCCCCGCTAACAAACGATCCAAACATTACCAGCCTTCACCACTGCAGGTCACTGTGACTTTAAAAACAGTGTGATTTCTGTGTAACTGAACAGATTTACAAAAATTATCTGAGAGAATGTGCAACAAACATGAACAAGGGTTAAGTTGATGGgagcagaaagaacaaaatatagaTGGGCAAGAGACGTATCTGAAACTCAACCTAATAAATTCACGTCAAAACAATCGATACATGTTTCACCTACCAAACGGaaagtcttttttgttgttgttgctgttgttttattttattttaataacacttGCTGCTGTCAAAATAGTGAGGCAGATGCTCTCATCCTGGAAAGTAATTTGGCAATTTTTGTTATTAATGGACTTAATAATGCCCACACACTTCGACCCACTTAGCTTTAAAATTGTCCACACCCTTTGACCCATTAAACTCATTTCTAGGAAtaaatgtgaaggaaaagaaaagagagacataaCCGAAAGATTTGCGGACAAAGACTTCCTTTGCAGTATTATTTTGTAATAGTGAACATCTGTAAGTGGCCTAGATGTTCAATAATAACGAATGTAGCCAATAAAAATCACATTGCCAAAGAATACTTACGATATGCTTATGtgataagaaaaatacttttgatatgcttagcaaagttttaaaaagcatgatTCAACACACTGTATCTGGGTATAAAGCATGACTTGAATTTTGttaattatgtatatgtgtgtgcatagaAAATGCAATGGAAAGAAATGCACCAAATCTCTATGGGAgatttttatgttcttctttatattttttaggatatattttacattctgtaaTTAGTATCTATTATTGTTATAGTCAAAAGcagtaatattttttccttttctccctcttccttccttcctcccttccgtcctcctccttctctctctctctctctctctctctctctttcttccttttttccccccaaatagcCAGGCAGGCTGAGTCACCTCTTTGATTTGCCCCTGGTTGTGAGCAGCAATTACTGACTGGACTTTCTGCACTCACTTCCCTGGCACTTAGGGAGACTTTTGTTCTTAAACCCTCACCGGCCTGAGCCTGCAGACACTCACTTTCCCACCCCCTTCTCAGTGCTGCTGCCATGCCTGTGCCCCTGCTGGGCCAGAAGCTCCGGCTTACTCAAGCCCATGCCCCTTATGGTCTGCAGCCCACCAGCCCTTCCCCTCAGAGAAGTCTGACACCACATTTTTGGAAACTTGCAATCCATCTTgcacttcctctgtctctctcttcccataTTCTCAAACCAATATTTGGACAATGGAACAGATAACCAGTGTTTCTGCTTGCTTTCTCCCTTGTCTCTACATCATTAACACTCTCAGCTTGGCACCCCTGCTCGTCAGGATCATTCCTGCCTCAGCATTTAGGCTCACACATTGCCCCTGCCCTGGATATCCTCTCACACGGCAGACCCCTTCCAAGGTCTCACCaaaactccttccctccccagaggctcCCCTGCCTACGCCAGCCACCAACCCCTGTCTCTAGCACCAACCCCTGTCTCTAGCACCATCTGTCCAATTCactcattgttttttttgttttttgtttttggctgctttgggtcttcattgctgtgtgcgggctttctctagttgcagcgagcgggggctactcttcattgcggtgcgcgggcttctcattgcagtggcttctcttgttgcagagcataggctctaggtgcgtgggcttcaggagctgcagcacatgggctcagtagttgcggcacgcaggccctagagcatgcgggcttcagtagttgcggcacgtgggctcagtagttgtggctcgcggactctagagcgcaggctcagcagtcgtggcgcacgggcttagttcctccgtggcatgtgggatcttctgggaccagggctcaaacctgtgtcccctgaattggcaggtggattcttaaccactgcgccaccagggatgcccctcACTCACTGTCTTGACCAGACAACGCAGCAGCCGGTGTGTGAATGCAAGCGCTGTGAACCACAGCGAGGACGTGTTACTCAGCACTTTGGGGCTCACGTCGAGCAGGGAACCGGGAGCAGGCATCTGGGTCTCCTGTAGAAGCTGGTAAAGGTCCACCCAGGGTATCTGATTGAGCAGGTA carries:
- the IL34 gene encoding interleukin-34 isoform X3 yields the protein MALGNEGLEVWPLTRSEECAITGFLRDKLQYRNRLQYMKHYFPINYRVSVPYEGVLRVANVTRLQRARVSQQELRYLWVLVSLSATEWVQEVLLEGHPSWKYLEEVHTLLLDVKQDLPGVEVSPQVEAVFSLLSAPGSLKLVRPKALLDNCLRVMELLYCSCCKQSSVLNWQNCEVPRPQPHSPEPSSQCVAAQLYPLRQQPPASLPHPPASTAGAPAQ
- the IL34 gene encoding interleukin-34 isoform X2 — translated: MPRGFAWLRYLGILLGMALGNEGLEVWPLTRSEECAITGFLRDKLQYRNRLQYMKHYFPINYRVSVPYEGVLRVANVTRLRARVSQQELRYLWVLVSLSATEWVQEVLLEGHPSWKYLEEVHTLLLDVKQDLPGVEVSPQVEAVFSLLSAPGSLKLVRPKALLDNCLRVMELLYCSCCKQSSVLNWQNCEVPRPQPHSPEPSSQCVAAQLYPLRQQPPASLPHPPASTAGAPAQ
- the IL34 gene encoding interleukin-34 isoform X1, producing MPRGFAWLRYLGILLGMALGNEGLEVWPLTRSEECAITGFLRDKLQYRNRLQYMKHYFPINYRVSVPYEGVLRVANVTRLQRARVSQQELRYLWVLVSLSATEWVQEVLLEGHPSWKYLEEVHTLLLDVKQDLPGVEVSPQVEAVFSLLSAPGSLKLVRPKALLDNCLRVMELLYCSCCKQSSVLNWQNCEVPRPQPHSPEPSSQCVAAQLYPLRQQPPASLPHPPASTAGAPAQ